Proteins from a single region of Ogataea parapolymorpha DL-1 chromosome IV, whole genome shotgun sequence:
- a CDS encoding putative membrane protein, whose product MQYTVLSPSGAVARDHLSNERTMLAYLRTSMSFLSLGVGVVRLAKYAIINPLKPLNLEKYPEMLRHDYYIATTYAKPLGALSLAAALLTLAFGMARYCIMFNRIVNSERFQNGAIPAFAISLFVLPIFSIVIIFVAKL is encoded by the exons ATGCAATACACTGTTTTAAGTCCATCTGGTGCCGTAGCCAGAGACCATCTGTCCAATGAGCGCACTATGCTTGCGTATTTACGGACTTCGATGAGCTTTCTATCGCTTGGAGTCGGAGTGGTCCGACTTGCCAAGTACGCAATCATCAATCCGTTAAAGCCTTTAAATCTTGAAAAGTACCCAGAAATGTTGCGCCACGACTACTACATAGCCACAACATATGCAAAGCCTCTGGGAGCTCTGAGCTTGGCGGCTGCTCTTTTGACGCTTGCCTTTGGCATGGCTCGATACTGCATTATGTTCAATCGGATTGTCAACTCTGAGCGATTCCAAAACGGTGCAATACCAGCTTTTGCCATTTCTCTCTTCGTTCTACCG ATTTTCTCCATAGTGATCATATTCGTTGCTAAATTATAG